From the Bacillus sp. FJAT-22090 genome, the window TCGCTGACTTCCGATATTCAAGGTGGGAATAATTTTGGAATTGATACTTGCTGGTTTAATCCAAAGAGAAAGCAGAATGCAACAGACATTAAGCCGACCTTTGAAATCAATTCTTGGTCAGAGCTCGCATATATAGTAAACAAGCAAGTAATGGAAGTAAAATAATGCAAAAGAGCCTCCACATAGAGGTTCTTTTTTTACGGGATAGGGCTTAGTTGGAAAAATAGAGGTTTTAGTTGGAAATTCAAAGCATTTAGTTGGAAAAATTCGTTGATTAGTTGGAAAAACAGGAGCTTTAGTTGGAAAAGTACCTTATGTACTGAAAACCATTGTTCCTGATGGTATAATAAATCAATCAAAACTAGAACGGAGAAATAAAGTGAATACACCAGTAACAAAAAATGATCGTCTCACAGTTCATATAGAAGATTTAACACATGATGGAGCAGGAGTTGCTAAAGTTGATGGATATCCACTGTTTATACAAGGTGGCTTACCAAACGAAACGGCAGAAATTCATGTGCTAAAAACATTAAAAAACTACGGCTTCGCTAAATTAATCAATGTCGTAGAGACATCTCCTTTTCGAGTAGATGCACCATGTCCAGTATTTGGCGAGTGTGGTGGCTGTCAATTACAGCATTTATCCTATGAGGGTCAGCTTGCATGGAAAGAAAACATGGTCCGAAATGTCATGAAGCGTATTGGGAAAATAGATGCTCCTGTTCTTCCGGTAAAAGGTATGGAGAAGCCGTGGGAATATCGCAATAAATCCCAAATACCTTTTGCGTTAGAAGATGGACAAGTACTCTCCGGTTTTTATCAATCGAAATCTCATCGTATTGCAGATACGAATACTTGTTTAATTCAATCGGATGAAGCAGATCGATTAATGCGTGAGGTAAAAGAGAACGCATTACAATTGGATTTAATCCCATATAATGAAGATACGAAGAAAGGTCAGTTACGCCATCTTGTTGTTAGAAAAGGTAGAGCAACAGGGGAAGTAATGGTTGTTTTAGTTACGAGACATCCAAAACTCTCTAAAAAAAATGCAATCATTGAGTTAATTCGTAAGGTGGAGCCGAATGTTACGTCAATTGTTCATAACGTGAACAAACGTAATACAAACGTTATTTTCGGTGATGAAACAATTACTCTGTGGGGTAAACCGGTTATTGAAGATTTAATCGGTAATGTACGTTTTGAAATATCTGCACGATCCTTTTATCAGGTAAATCCTGAACAAACCGAAGTTCTTTATAAACAAGCGCTCGACTATGCACAGCTATTGGGTGATGAAACAGTAATTGATGCTTATTGTGGAATCGGAACAATCTCTTTATTTCTAGCACAAAAAGCAAAACAAGTTTTAGGGGTAGAAATCGTCCCACAAGCAATTGAAGATGCTAAAAGAAATGCTGAGTTGAACGGCTTCACTAACACATATTTCGAGGCAGGGCCTGCAGAAGTAATCATTCCAAAATGGTACAAAGAAGGTAAAACTGCAGACGTATTAGTAGTCGATCCACCTAGAAAAGGCTGTGACGAAGCACTGCTCAACACGATAATTGAACAGAGACCGAAGAGAGTCGTTTATGTATCTTGTAACCCAGCGACGCTTGCCCGTGATCTGCGTATTTTAGAAGATGGTGGCTATAAAACAAAAGAAATTCAGCCAGTAGACATGTTTCCACAGACAACACACTGTGAGGCGGTTGCTTGGTTGGAGTTGGTTTAATTTAAAATGAATATAAAAAGCAGATGGTTTAGAAGTACGATAATGTATTTCTAAATAATCTGCTTTTACATTTTCCATATAAATCAAGCTAATATTGTAGGAGAAAATTTGTTAAAAGTATAAAATGACATTGTGTGAAGATAAATTAATAAAGCTAGGTTATACTTTAAAAATGATTTAATACCTTTAACTCGAATGTCCACAGATATTCCTAACTCTATTAGGTACTGGTGGACTTAATCTATTAATTATTACACATGGCATAAGTGTTAAAGAAATTGAAACACTATGTAACCATAATGAGAGGATTTGAATTTAAATATGACAGAAAATTTTTGGGAGGATTTACCGAAACCATTTTTTGTACTTGCACCAATGGAAGATGTGACAGATGTTGTTTTTCGTCACGTAGTAAGTGAAGCCGGTCGACCGGATGTATTTTTCACCGAGTTTACAAACTCGGATAGCTATTGTCATCCAGAAGGAATGAAAAGTGTGCGTGGCCGTTTGATTTTTACAGAAGATGAACAGCCAATGGTGGCACATATTTGGGGAGATAATCCCGAATATTTCCGTCAAATGAGTATTGGCATGGCAGAGCTAGGATTTAAAGGCATCGATATTAATATGGGCTGCCCTGTACCGAATGTGGCATCGAGAGGGAAGGGTAGTGGCCTTATTCTGCGTCCAGACGTTTCGGCAGAACTTATTCAAGCAGCAAAAGCGGGCGGACTGCCTGTCAGCGTGAAAACACGACTTGGCTATAACGATGTAAATGAGTGGGAGGAGTGGCTAACGCATATTTTAAAACAGGATATTGCGAACCTTTCTATACATTTACGTACAAGAAAGGAAATGAGCCAAGTAGATGCGCATTGGGAGCTAATTCCGGAAATCAAAAAATTACGTGACCGTATCGCACCAAATACACTACTAACAATCAATGGAGACATTCCTGACCGTCAAACTGGGCTGCAGCTTGCTGAACAATATGGTATTGATGGCGTTATGATCGGGCGAGGTATTTTTAAAAATCCTTTTGCTTTTGAAAAAGAGCCAAAAGAGCATAGCAGTAAAGAGTACCTTGATCTTTTAAGACTGCAACTTGATCTTCAAGATCAATATGCGGAAGCTCTACCACGTTCAATAACAGGGCTTCATCGCTTTTTCAAAATTTATGTCAAAGGATTCCGTGGAGCTGGTGAATTGAGAAATCAATTGATGAGCACGAAATCAACAGATGAAGTGCGTGCATTGCTTGATAACTTTGAAAAAGAATGTTGATGGGACGGGGACAGTGAAATGATGTAACTCTCAAAAAGTTAGAGAAAAAATGAATCCCATCAATTCATGTGTACTTATTTTATTCAATTTCAAGTTCCTTTGCTGCCGGCAACCTTTGTTATTGTTTGATTCGTAGCTTTGCGTTCCTACCTTCAAAAAGGTTACGTTTTACTTACTTTTGTTTTAGTTTAATCAAGTCTGTTTTCTGAAAGAAAAAGGTCTTAAAAAATGTACTAAACCCACCAGCACCCTTGTGTTGTCACATACACTCAACACATGTGGAGTGCGTTTCACAGTTAATTTTCAAAAATGATTAAGGGGGATTTACCCCCTCAACCTTTGCAAAAATCCCCAGTTTTGAGCGTACTGCACAAAAAGGGAAAACGGTAATTATTTTACGTTATTCTATTTGAATTTAGCGACATAACACTACATTGATAAGTAATCAGTTTAGTATTTGCTTCCTTTTAGTTCTATAAAACTTCTTCAATTGGTACCATTCCTAACTGGAAGGGTACTTTTTTTGAAGGATTTTCCGTAATAATATCGAATAATTACCATAAGGTGAGTGATTGTGAAAACAATTACGATTGGACAATATTTAACCGAGTTCATAAGCTTCACTCACACTAGTTCACGTTTCTGTGTCAATGCTCCTAAACATCATGGCTCAGTATTTAATGACTTTAAGAATAAGAAAATAGAAATTACCAATTATTTCATTCATAGGAGTTATCAAATGAAAATGCATGCTGTGTTTGATCAAACTAATTGTTATCTGTAATTATTAACCCGCGAGTGGGACCCATTTGCCTTATGAAAACTACAAATCTATTTAGAATTTTCTTGACTCTTGCTACCCCTGAAGTAAACATTAAGTTACAGCATGCAGCTGCATACCCCAACGATAAAGGGTCTTAATAAGACCAACAACAATATTGGGTCAGTTTGGCTCTTGTACCAGCCTAAGCTGTCCCAATAGACGTCCGCAACCGCATTTGAAAAGTCTGAAGAATTAAACGTTAGACGCACACAAAGAAGAGGAGTTGAGTAAGTTATGAAATTTCTACTTACATCTGCAGGCATCAATAACAAAAGCATACATGACGCGTTGGTTGACATGCTGGACAAACCGATTGCCGAGTCTAGCGCCTTGTGCATTCCCACCGCGATGTACGGACACCCCTGGGTCGGCCCCGGCGTCAATGCCTGGCAGTTCATCAGCGGGAATTCCGAGAATCCCATGGTCGACCTGGGCTGGAAGTCCGTCGGCGTGCTGGAGCTCACAGCGCTGCCAAGCATCGACGAAGACCGCTGGGTGCCGCTGGTTCGGGAGACGGACGTCCTGCTGGTGGCTGGCGGCGACGCCCTCTACCTGTGCCACTGGATGCGGCAATCCGGGCTGGCAGACCTCTTGCCGTCGCTGCACGCAGTCTATGTGGGAATGAGTGCTGGGAGCATGGTGATGGCACCTAACATCGGGGAATACTTCGTTGGCTGGACTCCACCCAATGGTGGTGATGAAACGCTGAGTCTGGTCGACTTTGCAATGTTTCCGCACCTGGATCACGAGATGCTGCCGGGAAACACGATGGCTGCTGCAGAGAGATGGGCCGATGGGATGCAAGGGCCGGCGTATGCAATTGATGATCAAACCGCTATCAAAGTAATCGATGGAGCGGTCGAAGTTGTATCCGAAGGGCATTGGAAACTGTTTACGCCATGACCTTACTATGCTGCTAGCTTCTTGGGTACAATCTCGAATGCACCGAGTACTTCAGATCAATGTTGAGGTATTCATCGGGATTCAGTTCAAGTACCAGTAAATATACTTTTTAATTTGATTCTAATTTCGTAAAAACTATTACGAAATTAGAATTTTTTTATTGGTGTGATATTTTCCCACCAGAGTTCACGCGTACCCTAAGAAGTGTGTTCTCTTCAGACTAATGTAGCATTGTATGAAATTGAAGTCTTTCAAAGTTTAAAAATTTCCGAAAATTTAAAGAATGATTTTCCCTTTTAGTGTATAGTTAGAGTAAACCATAGTGTGTTAACTGGAGGGTCGTACAATTGAGTAGGATTATTTTATCGACAGAGAGTGGAGCGGATTTACCAAAAGATTTAGCTGACAAACATACTGTTCAGGTGGTGCCGATGCATGTCATCATGGATGGACATGACTATTTAGATGGTGATCTATCCGTAAAAGAAATTTATGACTTTCATAATCGCACAAAAAAGATACCATCTACAACGGCCACTAATGTTCATGAATATCAAGAATTTTTTACGAGAATTAGAGAAAATTTTCCTGATAGCATCATTATTCACATTGGTTATACATCAAAAGCATCTTCTTCCTTTCAAAATGCGTTAATTGCGGCAGAAGATTTTAAAGATCTTTTCTTAATTGATGCTTTGAATGTTACTGGTGGATTAACTGCAATTGTGATGGATGCTGTTACTATGCTAGAGAAAGAACCTGCAATTGAACCTTTACAATTCATAGAAAAAATAAAATCAAAGGTTCCTAAATCAAGACTGGCCTTCGTACCCGGCAGCTTAGAATTTTTAAGAGCTGGTGGACGCGTTAGTAATATTGCTTACCTCGGCGGGGCATTGTTAAAAATAAAACCTTGTATTGAATTAATAGAAGGGAATCTTGTTTCAATTAGAAAATACCGTGGGGAAATGAGTGGAGTTGCCGAAAAACTCATGCGAGATTATTTAAATCAATATAATATTGATAGAGAACGACTTTATTTTATATACTCAATCGGACTCAGTGAAAGTATCAAGCAGCGGATGAATGAAATCGCAAATCAATCAGGTTTTGAAAATGTAATATGGATTCAAGCAGGCGCTATGATTTCTACTCACTCTGGACCTGGGGGTTTCGGCATTGCAGGTCTTGAACATTAGAAACAGTCCTGAAAAAAACATCCTTTACATTTAAAATTACTTATAATTAGCGGTTATAGTTTTAATCAAAAGCGGATTCCTATATTGGAATCCGCTTTTGATTTGATAATTTAATAAATACTTACAGATTTTTAAGAGTCGTTATTTTTGCCTTCTTATATGAGAAATGAAAGAGAATCCTCTATTATGGTAAATAATGAACATTGAACATGATTGACACTTTACGGCAGAATATCCATTCAATAAGTATAAATAAAGGTACAATATAGAGAAATAAATACTTGACAGAATTCCGAACTCGTTGTAGGATGTACTAGCTCTATAAAAATTATAGTAAAATTATATTTTACCAAATTAATCTTTTAATGTAAAACTTAATTATTAAACTAATAGGAGGGTGAATAAATGGAAAATTTAAATAATAATAAAGCTGTCTTTTTAAACAAGTTTTTTGGTTTTTATTTATTTGCCGTTTTCATGCTATGGATTAAAACATATATCATACAAGTAACACAGTTTAATTTAGGGGTAGAAGGAATCCTTCAACAATTCCTTTTAATTTTGAATCCATTGGGTTCAGCTATGTTATTTCTTGGATTTTCATTCATTTTCAAAGGACGGGGGAAATATGCATTACTTGTTGTAATTTATTCTCTTATGTCCATTCTTTTATATGCAAATGCAGTTTATTATAGATTTTTTAGTGACTTTATTACATTACCAACGATTACTCAAACGCAAAACTTTGGAGACTTAGGCGGCAGTGTTATTTCTTTATTAAAACCATACGATATATTGTTCTTTATTGATGTATTTTTGTTGATTTATCTATGGTTATCTAAAAAAATACAAAAAGATAATAGTAGAATTAGATACAAAAAAGCAATTGCAGTGATAGCTTTTGCAATAGGAATATCTGCTTTAAATTTAGGACTAGCTAACTTTGATCGTCCACAGTTATTAACTCGTGGTTTTGATAGAAGCTATATTGTTAAGTATTTAGGAATGTATAACTATACTATTTATGACGCTACTGAAACTATAAAGGCGTCTTCACAAAGGGTTTTAGCTGATAACGATGATATGACAGAAGTTATTAACTATACAAAATCAAACTATGCGGAACCTAACCAAGAATATTTTGGCGCAGCAAAAGAGATGAACGTCATCTATATCCATTTGGAGTCATTCCAAAACTTTTTGATTGACTATAAATTAAACGGTGAAGAAGTAACACCATTCTTAAATTCATTAACT encodes:
- the rlmD gene encoding 23S rRNA (uracil(1939)-C(5))-methyltransferase RlmD; the encoded protein is MNTPVTKNDRLTVHIEDLTHDGAGVAKVDGYPLFIQGGLPNETAEIHVLKTLKNYGFAKLINVVETSPFRVDAPCPVFGECGGCQLQHLSYEGQLAWKENMVRNVMKRIGKIDAPVLPVKGMEKPWEYRNKSQIPFALEDGQVLSGFYQSKSHRIADTNTCLIQSDEADRLMREVKENALQLDLIPYNEDTKKGQLRHLVVRKGRATGEVMVVLVTRHPKLSKKNAIIELIRKVEPNVTSIVHNVNKRNTNVIFGDETITLWGKPVIEDLIGNVRFEISARSFYQVNPEQTEVLYKQALDYAQLLGDETVIDAYCGIGTISLFLAQKAKQVLGVEIVPQAIEDAKRNAELNGFTNTYFEAGPAEVIIPKWYKEGKTADVLVVDPPRKGCDEALLNTIIEQRPKRVVYVSCNPATLARDLRILEDGGYKTKEIQPVDMFPQTTHCEAVAWLELV
- a CDS encoding tRNA dihydrouridine synthase, whose translation is MTENFWEDLPKPFFVLAPMEDVTDVVFRHVVSEAGRPDVFFTEFTNSDSYCHPEGMKSVRGRLIFTEDEQPMVAHIWGDNPEYFRQMSIGMAELGFKGIDINMGCPVPNVASRGKGSGLILRPDVSAELIQAAKAGGLPVSVKTRLGYNDVNEWEEWLTHILKQDIANLSIHLRTRKEMSQVDAHWELIPEIKKLRDRIAPNTLLTINGDIPDRQTGLQLAEQYGIDGVMIGRGIFKNPFAFEKEPKEHSSKEYLDLLRLQLDLQDQYAEALPRSITGLHRFFKIYVKGFRGAGELRNQLMSTKSTDEVRALLDNFEKEC
- a CDS encoding Type 1 glutamine amidotransferase-like domain-containing protein, with amino-acid sequence MKFLLTSAGINNKSIHDALVDMLDKPIAESSALCIPTAMYGHPWVGPGVNAWQFISGNSENPMVDLGWKSVGVLELTALPSIDEDRWVPLVRETDVLLVAGGDALYLCHWMRQSGLADLLPSLHAVYVGMSAGSMVMAPNIGEYFVGWTPPNGGDETLSLVDFAMFPHLDHEMLPGNTMAAAERWADGMQGPAYAIDDQTAIKVIDGAVEVVSEGHWKLFTP
- a CDS encoding DegV family protein — encoded protein: MSRIILSTESGADLPKDLADKHTVQVVPMHVIMDGHDYLDGDLSVKEIYDFHNRTKKIPSTTATNVHEYQEFFTRIRENFPDSIIIHIGYTSKASSSFQNALIAAEDFKDLFLIDALNVTGGLTAIVMDAVTMLEKEPAIEPLQFIEKIKSKVPKSRLAFVPGSLEFLRAGGRVSNIAYLGGALLKIKPCIELIEGNLVSIRKYRGEMSGVAEKLMRDYLNQYNIDRERLYFIYSIGLSESIKQRMNEIANQSGFENVIWIQAGAMISTHSGPGGFGIAGLEH